One window from the genome of Thermococcus siculi encodes:
- a CDS encoding site-2 protease family protein: MPKGIYECVNCGHREVIDSNEPLLEGACPACGGDMVLVGFEVTEGGVQASPGERREGTTEAPPILQYALPPEVEEKVRSFYSVEPRGREENVFIFEVREIIEPDFERVLRELEELGYWAALKKRGGKVLLYVFPAGEVKEDNHWLPWVFLIATLLTTFLAGYWLSLNFIGLLDEYNLPGIRNPYVNALAFSISVMGILGTHELGHKIAAAYHGVRATMPYFIPFPSILGTMGAVIRVKSPLPTRNAAIDLGVSGPIAGFLVAVPVSLIGLKLSVFVPTELVPPAEGGITFGENLLFLLIGKYIISLPDDAVIFLHPVAIAGWVGILVTFLNLIPAAQLDGGHILRAFLPDRYHRYATTIIGLILIGMSFLWVGWMIWGLLVLMMGAMGNPGALDEVSPISKKRIALAMVALLLFVLSATPVPISTTG; the protein is encoded by the coding sequence ATGCCGAAGGGGATTTACGAATGCGTCAACTGCGGCCACAGGGAGGTCATTGACTCCAACGAGCCGCTGCTCGAGGGGGCCTGTCCTGCCTGCGGCGGCGACATGGTTCTCGTTGGCTTTGAGGTCACCGAAGGGGGGGTTCAAGCATCCCCCGGAGAGAGAAGGGAGGGGACGACGGAAGCACCCCCCATACTCCAGTACGCCCTCCCCCCCGAGGTGGAGGAAAAGGTAAGGTCGTTCTACAGTGTTGAGCCTCGCGGAAGGGAGGAGAACGTTTTCATATTCGAGGTAAGGGAGATAATCGAGCCTGACTTTGAGAGGGTTCTGCGCGAGCTGGAAGAGCTGGGCTACTGGGCGGCCCTGAAGAAGCGTGGGGGAAAGGTTCTCCTCTACGTGTTCCCCGCCGGAGAGGTCAAGGAGGACAATCACTGGCTGCCCTGGGTTTTTCTGATAGCCACGCTCCTAACGACGTTTCTGGCGGGCTACTGGCTTTCCCTGAACTTCATTGGACTCCTCGACGAGTACAACCTCCCCGGAATAAGGAATCCCTACGTCAACGCGCTGGCGTTTTCAATAAGCGTCATGGGCATCCTGGGAACCCACGAGCTAGGCCACAAGATAGCGGCGGCATACCACGGGGTCAGGGCGACGATGCCGTACTTCATACCCTTCCCGAGCATACTCGGCACTATGGGAGCAGTGATCAGGGTTAAGTCACCCCTGCCAACCAGGAACGCGGCCATAGACCTCGGTGTCAGCGGGCCGATAGCGGGCTTTCTGGTTGCCGTGCCGGTAAGCCTGATAGGCCTCAAGCTGTCCGTCTTCGTTCCCACGGAGCTTGTTCCACCGGCGGAGGGCGGGATAACATTCGGAGAGAACCTGCTCTTCCTGCTGATCGGAAAATACATAATATCTCTCCCTGACGACGCGGTCATATTCCTGCACCCCGTCGCCATAGCGGGATGGGTGGGAATCCTCGTAACGTTTCTCAACCTAATCCCCGCGGCCCAGCTCGATGGGGGACACATACTGAGGGCGTTCCTACCGGACAGGTACCACCGCTACGCCACCACGATAATCGGGCTGATCCTCATCGGGATGAGTTTCCTCTGGGTGGGCTGGATGATATGGGGCCTGCTGGTTCTGATGATGGGTGCAATGGGGAATCCCGGAGCACTGGACGAGGTGTCCCCTATCTCAAAGAAGAGAATAGCCCTGGCAATGGTGGCGCTTCTCCTGTTCGTTCTCTCCGCAACGCCAGTTCCGATAAGCACTACCGGCTGA
- a CDS encoding DUF126 domain-containing protein yields MKLKGRKIVGGKAEGELVVSQKPLSFLGGVDPETGIVTDAESDIRGESIAGKILAFPRGKGSTVGSYVIYALKKNGKAPKAIIVGEAETIVATGAIISEIPMVDGIDVSKLKSGVKVKVDADSGTVEVPESGE; encoded by the coding sequence ATGAAGCTCAAGGGGAGAAAGATAGTGGGCGGAAAGGCCGAGGGGGAGCTTGTAGTTTCCCAAAAGCCCCTCTCGTTCCTGGGAGGTGTTGATCCGGAAACCGGGATAGTGACCGATGCCGAGAGCGACATAAGGGGGGAGAGCATAGCGGGAAAGATACTCGCCTTTCCGCGCGGCAAGGGTTCAACCGTCGGCTCCTACGTCATCTACGCCCTCAAAAAGAACGGAAAGGCACCGAAGGCGATAATCGTCGGTGAGGCGGAGACGATAGTGGCGACCGGAGCAATAATATCGGAGATACCCATGGTGGACGGGATAGATGTCTCGAAGCTGAAGAGCGGGGTTAAAGTTAAGGTTGACGCCGACAGCGGTACCGTTGAGGTTCCCGAATCTGGGGAGTAG
- a CDS encoding aconitase X catalytic domain-containing protein: MYLTKEEELILAGEYGYALQKAMEILVALGDIYGADRLIPIKSAQVAGVSYKNIGEAGIEFLRDFVESGAKVSVYTTLNPAGIGDDEFMEKQREVLGLYRAMGIEATSTCTPYYGANLPKFGDHIAWSESSAVIFANSVIGARTNREGGPSSLAAAIVGKTPNYGLHLDENRKATVIVDVQAKVETFVDYAALGYHLGRTLGNDVPYIRGLKPEMTEFLKEVGAAMAASGSVALYHVEGETPEYREAMAAGLETITVEDSDIKAVREQFSDDWSEIDMILIGCPHASLPEIKGIAELLRMRGRPLRIPLFITASRAVKALADALGYTETIERYNGRIIPDSCFVVSPIKGWYRGIATNSGKSAFYFRSFGFSVRLDDAENLIKEAP, from the coding sequence ATGTACCTGACGAAGGAGGAGGAGCTGATTCTCGCTGGAGAGTACGGCTACGCGCTCCAGAAGGCAATGGAGATACTGGTGGCCCTTGGAGACATCTACGGTGCCGACAGGCTAATCCCAATCAAGAGCGCCCAGGTGGCCGGAGTTTCTTACAAGAACATCGGCGAAGCGGGAATTGAGTTCCTGAGGGACTTCGTTGAATCTGGAGCAAAGGTGAGCGTTTACACGACCCTCAACCCCGCCGGAATAGGCGACGATGAGTTCATGGAGAAACAGAGGGAGGTTCTTGGGCTGTATCGCGCGATGGGAATAGAGGCAACTTCCACATGCACTCCCTACTACGGCGCCAACCTTCCCAAGTTCGGTGACCACATAGCCTGGAGCGAGAGTTCTGCTGTGATTTTTGCCAACTCCGTAATCGGCGCGAGAACCAACAGGGAGGGAGGTCCGTCGAGCCTCGCCGCGGCCATAGTTGGCAAAACGCCCAACTACGGCCTCCATCTCGACGAGAACCGGAAGGCAACGGTGATTGTGGACGTTCAGGCGAAAGTTGAAACCTTCGTCGACTACGCGGCTCTGGGTTATCACCTCGGCAGAACCCTCGGAAACGATGTCCCCTACATCAGGGGATTAAAACCGGAGATGACGGAGTTTCTCAAGGAGGTGGGCGCTGCCATGGCCGCGAGCGGAAGCGTGGCGCTCTACCACGTTGAGGGTGAAACCCCGGAGTACAGGGAAGCGATGGCCGCGGGGCTGGAGACCATAACCGTCGAGGACTCGGACATAAAAGCGGTGAGAGAGCAATTCAGCGACGACTGGAGCGAGATAGACATGATCCTCATCGGCTGTCCCCACGCCTCCCTGCCGGAGATCAAGGGGATAGCGGAACTCTTGAGGATGCGCGGAAGGCCGCTCAGGATACCGCTCTTCATAACCGCGAGCAGGGCCGTCAAAGCGCTAGCGGATGCCCTCGGCTACACCGAAACGATAGAGCGCTACAACGGAAGAATCATTCCGGATTCCTGCTTTGTGGTGTCGCCGATAAAGGGATGGTACCGGGGGATAGCCACCAACAGCGGCAAGTCAGCGTTCTACTTCCGCTCCTTCGGCTTCAGCGTGAGACTCGACGATGCGGAGAACCTGATAAAGGAGGCACCGTGA
- a CDS encoding LAGLIDADG family homing endonuclease, with protein sequence MRKLKDLSVFELKEIMDYARTLRSEGFSYSAISSRIAETYNVSVSRPTVSRWCKGTHNPFNKINDVDLSPSPALSYVIGVYLGDGSIHNKGNGKYRIKLKVVDREFSEAFYSALQKLGLHPVFGFENDSTRVGRFYVEGSSKALYEFLKNPLESLFRMAELYPAEFLRGFFDSEGFPVVSAGKRFRVHVEAVNSNLKLLEFSKSLLETKFGITSAVFKMYSKGQRVIIRGQEYASNVDMFGLRITKLRDVERFHKEIGFTAERKTQKLQYALSLLECCPSDATRLWKERYIKVGREYRERGKPF encoded by the coding sequence ATGAGAAAGTTGAAGGATTTATCAGTATTCGAACTCAAGGAGATTATGGACTACGCAAGGACTCTTCGCTCTGAAGGGTTCAGTTACTCGGCCATATCATCAAGGATTGCCGAGACGTATAACGTTAGCGTTTCCAGACCTACTGTTAGTAGATGGTGCAAGGGAACACACAACCCATTCAATAAAATAAATGACGTGGATCTGAGTCCGTCTCCTGCTCTTTCCTACGTGATTGGTGTTTATCTGGGAGATGGAAGCATTCACAACAAGGGTAACGGAAAATACCGAATAAAGCTTAAAGTTGTGGATAGGGAATTTTCTGAGGCCTTTTACAGTGCTCTGCAGAAGTTGGGCTTGCATCCTGTCTTTGGATTTGAAAACGACTCCACGAGGGTTGGTCGTTTTTATGTTGAGGGATCCAGCAAGGCTTTGTACGAATTTTTGAAAAATCCTCTTGAATCCCTATTTAGAATGGCAGAGTTATATCCTGCGGAGTTTTTGAGGGGCTTTTTTGACAGTGAAGGTTTTCCAGTAGTCTCGGCTGGTAAAAGATTTAGGGTTCATGTTGAAGCTGTAAACTCGAACCTGAAATTGCTTGAATTTTCCAAAAGCTTGCTTGAGACAAAATTCGGGATAACGTCCGCGGTATTCAAGATGTATTCTAAGGGCCAGAGAGTTATTATACGAGGACAGGAGTATGCATCAAATGTGGATATGTTTGGCCTGCGAATAACTAAATTAAGGGACGTTGAAAGGTTCCACAAAGAAATTGGATTCACCGCAGAAAGAAAGACTCAAAAACTGCAGTATGCACTCTCTCTTCTGGAATGCTGTCCCAGCGATGCCACCCGACTCTGGAAGGAGCGATATATTAAAGTTGGCAGGGAGTATCGAGAGCGGGGCAAACCTTTTTAA
- a CDS encoding 30S ribosomal protein S15 — MARIHARKRGKSGSKRPPRTAPPTWVEYTAEEVEGLVIKLRKEGYSAAMIGTILRDQYGIPSVKLITGKKITKILEENGLAPNIPEDLMALIRKAVKLRKHLEMHPKDKHSRRGLQLTESKIRRLVKYYRRTGKLPAKWRYDPEQAKLLVR, encoded by the coding sequence ATGGCAAGGATACACGCGAGAAAGAGAGGAAAGTCAGGTTCAAAGAGGCCACCGAGGACCGCTCCGCCGACCTGGGTGGAGTACACGGCGGAGGAAGTTGAGGGACTCGTTATCAAGCTCAGGAAGGAAGGCTACAGCGCCGCCATGATAGGGACCATCCTCAGGGACCAGTACGGAATCCCGAGCGTCAAGCTCATCACCGGGAAGAAGATAACCAAGATCCTTGAGGAGAACGGTCTCGCTCCGAACATCCCGGAGGACCTCATGGCGCTCATCAGGAAGGCAGTCAAGCTCAGGAAGCACCTGGAGATGCACCCGAAGGACAAGCACTCAAGGCGCGGTCTCCAGCTCACCGAGAGCAAGATAAGAAGGCTTGTCAAGTACTACCGCAGGACGGGCAAGCTCCCGGCCAAGTGGCGCTACGATCCGGAGCAGGCCAAGCTCCTGGTCCGCTGA
- a CDS encoding DHHA1 domain-containing protein gives MDKGAFLERAREGAELIKMHIELGHTIRLVSHRDADGITAGAVLAKAVIREGGKFQLSIVKQLSEDIIKELASEKHRIYVFSDLGSGSMGFIEKYLSDATVVVADHHPPEKEGFSNDSHVLVNPVPFGANSVRDLSGSGVAYFVAREMNEKNRDLAYIATVGAVGDMQEIDGTFHGMNLDILEDGKELGILEVRKELRLFGRESRPLYQMLAYSTHPEIPEITGDERKAIEWLRAKGFDPDMRYWQLREEEKRKLHDALVIHLIKHGAPKEAIDRLIGDVVISPLYPEGDPRHEAREFATLLNATGRLNAGTLGVAICLGDEDAYKKARKMLDDYKREQIEARKFIVQNWSMADEGDHAYVFYAGKNIRDTLVGIAANIAINAGLANPEKPVVVIADSDEDPNLVKGSARTTEKALARGYHLGEALREVAEKLGGEGGGHAIAAGIRFPKGKIDEFIRLFNEALGKQLEGKKGED, from the coding sequence GTGGATAAAGGAGCGTTTTTGGAGCGGGCCAGGGAGGGAGCAGAGCTTATCAAAATGCACATAGAGCTAGGGCACACTATAAGGCTCGTCTCCCACCGCGATGCAGATGGCATAACCGCGGGGGCCGTTCTCGCTAAGGCGGTCATCAGGGAGGGCGGGAAGTTCCAGCTCAGCATCGTCAAACAGCTCAGCGAGGATATCATAAAGGAGCTTGCCTCCGAAAAGCACAGGATATACGTCTTCAGCGACCTCGGGAGCGGCTCTATGGGGTTCATTGAGAAATATCTCAGCGATGCAACCGTTGTGGTTGCCGACCATCACCCGCCGGAGAAGGAGGGCTTTTCAAACGACTCCCATGTCCTCGTCAACCCCGTCCCCTTCGGCGCCAATAGCGTCCGCGATCTAAGCGGCTCCGGCGTGGCCTACTTCGTGGCCAGGGAGATGAACGAGAAGAACAGGGATCTGGCCTACATAGCAACCGTGGGCGCGGTCGGCGACATGCAGGAAATAGACGGCACATTCCACGGCATGAACCTCGACATCCTTGAAGATGGGAAGGAGCTGGGCATCCTCGAGGTCAGGAAGGAGCTGAGGCTCTTCGGCAGAGAGAGCAGGCCGCTCTACCAGATGCTCGCCTACTCCACCCATCCGGAGATCCCGGAGATAACCGGTGACGAGAGGAAGGCCATAGAGTGGCTCCGCGCCAAGGGCTTTGATCCAGACATGAGGTACTGGCAGCTCCGTGAGGAGGAGAAGAGGAAGCTCCACGACGCCCTCGTAATCCACCTCATCAAGCATGGCGCCCCGAAGGAGGCCATAGACCGCCTTATCGGCGACGTTGTCATAAGCCCGCTCTATCCAGAGGGTGACCCCAGGCATGAGGCGAGGGAGTTCGCCACCCTGCTGAATGCCACCGGGAGGTTGAACGCGGGGACGCTCGGCGTTGCCATCTGCCTCGGGGACGAGGATGCCTACAAAAAGGCCAGGAAGATGCTCGACGACTACAAGAGGGAGCAAATAGAGGCCAGGAAGTTCATTGTCCAGAACTGGAGCATGGCCGACGAGGGAGATCACGCCTACGTGTTCTACGCCGGGAAGAACATCAGGGACACGCTCGTCGGAATAGCGGCCAACATAGCGATAAACGCCGGCCTCGCCAACCCAGAGAAGCCGGTCGTGGTCATAGCGGACAGCGATGAGGATCCGAACCTCGTGAAAGGCTCCGCGAGGACGACCGAGAAGGCCCTCGCCAGGGGCTATCACCTCGGTGAGGCCCTGAGAGAGGTCGCCGAGAAGCTCGGCGGAGAGGGCGGCGGACACGCCATAGCGGCCGGCATAAGGTTCCCAAAGGGCAAAATCGACGAGTTCATCAGGCTCTTCAACGAGGCACTGGGGAAGCAGCTGGAGGGGAAGAAGGGTGAGGATTGA
- a CDS encoding KEOPS complex subunit Pcc1 — MRIEARAEIVWHYGDPERAEAIAQSLEVDNVSLPEGLKKSLNVVSLSENGDVITKVKYSGEIETLIKALDDLVFSIKIAEDVTEKV, encoded by the coding sequence GTGAGGATTGAGGCCAGGGCGGAGATAGTCTGGCACTACGGCGACCCGGAAAGGGCTGAGGCGATAGCCCAGTCACTCGAGGTGGACAACGTTAGCCTTCCTGAGGGCTTAAAGAAAAGTTTAAATGTGGTGTCCCTATCGGAGAATGGGGACGTCATAACAAAGGTTAAATACTCGGGTGAGATTGAAACACTCATCAAAGCGCTGGACGATTTGGTGTTTTCAATCAAAATCGCCGAAGATGTTACCGAAAAGGTGTGA
- a CDS encoding 30S ribosomal protein S3ae: MAKGNPRKRAAATKDKWKSKEWYIVYAPDFFGSKEIGLTPADEPEKVIGRVIETTLKDLTGDFTKGQVKLYFQIYDVKGQNAYTKFKGHTLARSYIRSLVRRRTTRVDGIFNITTKDGYKLRVMGMVIAYRRIQTSQERAIREIIRGIIYKKAEELNYKDFVTEAVTGKMAAEIAKEARKIYPIKRAEIRKIKVLAEPEA, translated from the coding sequence ATGGCGAAAGGTAACCCAAGGAAGAGGGCTGCTGCTACCAAGGATAAGTGGAAGAGCAAGGAGTGGTATATCGTTTACGCTCCGGACTTCTTCGGAAGCAAGGAGATCGGCCTCACCCCCGCCGACGAGCCGGAGAAGGTCATCGGTAGGGTCATCGAGACCACCCTCAAGGACCTCACCGGCGACTTCACCAAGGGACAGGTCAAGCTCTACTTCCAGATATACGACGTCAAGGGCCAGAACGCCTACACCAAGTTCAAGGGCCACACACTCGCTAGGAGCTACATAAGATCCCTCGTCAGGAGGAGGACTACCAGAGTCGACGGCATATTCAACATCACCACCAAGGACGGCTACAAGCTCCGCGTCATGGGCATGGTCATCGCCTACAGAAGAATACAGACCAGCCAGGAGAGGGCCATCAGGGAGATCATCAGGGGCATCATCTACAAGAAGGCCGAGGAGCTTAACTACAAGGACTTCGTCACCGAGGCCGTCACCGGAAAGATGGCTGCGGAGATAGCCAAGGAAGCCCGCAAGATATACCCGATCAAGAGGGCCGAGATCAGGAAGATCAAGGTCCTCGCCGAGCCGGAGGCCTGA
- a CDS encoding SPOUT family RNA methylase has translation MKFIVKTQRGMESVAANYIREALPDAEVWASPMGYYGLVIVETEDENAGKEILEIPEVERVIPVLVEVPAELERIVETAERIAPLIGENETFAVKTKRRGKHDFSSLDVNRNLGAKIQELTNADVNLSWPDKVVQVEIIGDRAYVSVVPGEEFRKFTPDKIDARKLFHKLTIVQMPYWGDYKACRSFGEKIGRAAQAFEVKELIIAPKEKMDAFELMEFIRGVKVGQESRYQIQREAYPWKVEKVPVSVWDLYQVIRDKRRGKRLLIITDPKGPTLAEVKDKLARDMFYAKEVVVFVGSREGIPRGLFRFADYVVDLAPYMTFATEHGIPGALVSLWEVYEEYLREREKQTEEESGQ, from the coding sequence ATGAAGTTCATCGTCAAGACCCAGAGGGGAATGGAGAGCGTCGCAGCCAACTACATCAGGGAGGCCCTTCCGGATGCGGAGGTCTGGGCTTCGCCGATGGGCTATTACGGACTGGTGATAGTTGAAACAGAGGACGAGAACGCCGGGAAGGAAATCCTTGAGATTCCTGAGGTGGAGCGCGTCATCCCGGTTCTGGTTGAGGTTCCCGCGGAGCTTGAGAGGATAGTTGAGACCGCCGAGAGGATAGCCCCGCTCATCGGCGAGAACGAAACCTTTGCCGTTAAGACCAAGAGGAGGGGCAAGCACGACTTTTCAAGCCTCGACGTCAACAGAAACCTCGGGGCGAAAATCCAGGAGTTGACCAACGCCGACGTGAACCTCAGCTGGCCCGATAAGGTCGTCCAGGTTGAGATAATAGGTGATAGAGCTTACGTATCGGTCGTCCCCGGCGAGGAGTTCAGGAAGTTCACACCCGACAAGATTGACGCCAGGAAACTCTTCCACAAACTCACCATCGTCCAGATGCCCTACTGGGGTGACTACAAGGCCTGCCGCTCCTTCGGTGAGAAGATCGGCAGAGCTGCACAGGCCTTCGAGGTGAAGGAGCTTATAATAGCGCCAAAGGAGAAGATGGACGCCTTCGAGCTGATGGAGTTCATAAGGGGGGTCAAGGTCGGCCAGGAGAGCAGGTACCAGATACAGCGCGAGGCCTACCCGTGGAAGGTTGAGAAGGTTCCCGTTTCGGTGTGGGACCTCTATCAGGTGATCAGGGACAAGAGAAGGGGCAAGAGACTGCTCATAATCACCGACCCCAAGGGACCGACCCTGGCCGAGGTGAAGGATAAGCTCGCGAGGGACATGTTCTACGCGAAGGAGGTCGTTGTCTTCGTCGGCTCCCGTGAGGGCATCCCGAGGGGCCTCTTCCGCTTCGCCGACTACGTGGTCGACCTCGCGCCGTACATGACGTTCGCCACCGAACACGGCATCCCGGGTGCCCTCGTATCCCTCTGGGAGGTCTATGAGGAGTATCTCCGGGAAAGGGAGAAGCAGACGGAAGAGGAGTCCGGACAGTGA
- a CDS encoding DUF92 domain-containing protein, whose translation MLERIAVDVAVVAVLGIGSYRLKALDGKGAVAAAALGLVVIELGGLYPFLAMLTFVIAGVLATRYRFREKAKLGAAQGSDGIRSWGNVLGNGLAAAIFLAFEYLSQMDVFWAATFAAIATANGDTLASELGKVFGKSPRLITNLKPARPGTNGAISWIGELFALIGAVMIALFALPLTHYKLTMLLAVVIGGFIGVNLDSFIGATLENEGITNNNSTNFLASLLGGLIGAGLLYLLA comes from the coding sequence ATGCTCGAGAGAATAGCCGTGGACGTGGCAGTGGTTGCAGTGCTGGGCATTGGCTCGTACCGCCTCAAGGCCCTCGATGGGAAGGGTGCCGTTGCTGCGGCGGCCCTGGGACTCGTGGTTATAGAGCTTGGCGGTCTCTATCCCTTTCTGGCAATGCTAACGTTTGTAATCGCGGGAGTCCTGGCCACCAGGTACCGCTTTAGGGAAAAGGCGAAGCTCGGCGCGGCCCAGGGAAGCGACGGCATCAGGAGCTGGGGCAACGTCCTCGGAAACGGCCTCGCCGCGGCGATATTCCTCGCCTTTGAGTACCTCTCACAGATGGACGTTTTCTGGGCGGCCACCTTCGCGGCGATAGCGACTGCCAACGGCGACACCCTGGCTAGCGAGCTGGGAAAAGTCTTCGGAAAAAGTCCAAGGCTTATAACGAATCTTAAACCCGCCAGACCCGGCACCAACGGGGCAATTTCATGGATTGGGGAGCTTTTCGCCCTGATTGGCGCCGTCATGATAGCTCTCTTCGCGCTTCCCCTAACACACTACAAGCTTACGATGCTCCTCGCGGTAGTGATTGGGGGTTTCATCGGAGTCAACCTGGACAGCTTTATCGGGGCCACTCTGGAGAACGAGGGGATTACCAACAACAACTCCACGAACTTCCTAGCCTCGCTCCTTGGAGGCCTCATCGGAGCGGGCCTGCTCTACCTCCTCGCGTGA
- a CDS encoding Lrp/AsnC family transcriptional regulator: MADKINGIDIRILKLLSKNARLTYKELAEILGTTRQRISRRMDRLERNGIIKKYTVIPDYDALGYVHVILGITVKPTTNIDELIPILVEDENVKIVQRALGSHNLVIHIVGPKDMKQLEKIIAEVSKKIPGIDKLDITFVTDTVKFEVL; the protein is encoded by the coding sequence ATGGCGGATAAAATAAACGGAATCGACATCCGCATTTTGAAGCTTCTCTCGAAGAACGCCCGCCTTACCTACAAGGAGCTTGCCGAGATTCTCGGCACGACCAGGCAGAGGATATCGAGGAGGATGGACCGCCTCGAGAGGAATGGCATAATAAAGAAGTACACCGTCATACCGGACTACGACGCCCTCGGCTACGTCCACGTTATACTTGGAATAACCGTTAAGCCCACCACCAACATAGACGAGCTTATACCCATCCTCGTCGAAGACGAGAACGTTAAGATCGTCCAGCGCGCCCTCGGCTCCCACAACCTCGTCATCCACATAGTCGGCCCCAAGGATATGAAGCAACTCGAGAAGATTATCGCAGAGGTCTCCAAGAAGATACCGGGAATAGACAAGCTCGACATCACCTTTGTAACCGACACGGTCAAGTTCGAGGTTCTTTGA